Below is a genomic region from Lusitaniella coriacea LEGE 07157.
CGACTGACCAGAGGGGAGCAACGCGTCTTACCAATGGGACAGTAGACATTGGTGCTTTTGAATCCCAAGGCTTTTCCCTCACTCCTATTGCGGGTACGCCCCAAAGCACAGCGTTTAATACAACCTTTGGCGTTAATCTACAAGCGCAACTAACAGAGAACTTTACTAATAGCCCAGTTCCCTTGGCGGATTTAACCGTTACATTTACAACCCCCAGCAGTGGAGCAAGTGGAAGTTTTTCCGGAGCGAACACAGCAGTTACTGATGCTTCAGGTATCGCGATGGCAAATCCCTTCATTGCCAACGCTGTTGCTGGGAACTATCAAGTTACGGCTAGGGTGACTGGAGTTGAACCTGCTACCTTTAGTCTCACCAATGTTGAGACTCTTTTAACTAATACTATCATCGCCGCTATTCCTCTTGTAGATACTGATAATACTGATACTTCTCTTGACTTTAATCTCGTCGATTTAACTCCAACTGCGAGTGAAACAACTTCTCCCTCTTTTCTGAATCCGAATGCTATTTCTAATCTCTCTGTTGACCCAATCTTGGCAGACATCGAAGCGGAATTTACCCAGGAGTTTGAGAATCGCCTGGATCTTAGCAACTTTGCTAGTGCCAGTACAATTATCAGCCTAGGACAAGCCCAAGAAGCCTTGCAAAACGTGGAAGCCTTTGCGGAAATTAAACCTGCTGTCATCTATGTTTTCTTTGTTCCCAGCACCATTTCTCCAACCTCTGAATTCAACAACAAGAAATCTGAAGTGGCGATTGCTCGCCCTACCATAAATCTACCCCAAACCCTCTGGCAGTCGAACGAACAGGGATTAAGTTCAGCGGTTGAAGCGCAACTGGCTGCCAATTCCTCAGTTTTCCAACCCAACGATCTCCTCGAACTAGTTCTTGTAACGTCCTCCGGGAAATCTCTACGCTATTCCACTGGCGCAACGCGAGAAGAAGTGATAAGCGTTGTGAGGCACTTCCGTAACACTGTTACCAATCCCCTTCGCAGCCTTGCTTACCGCACTTCTGCACAACAGGTGTATCAATGGTTAATTGCACCTCTTGAAGAGGACTTGAAAGTGCAAAATATATCTAACTTGATTTTTGTTATGGATGCGGGGTTGCGTTCTATTCCTCTAGCTGCTCTCCACGACGGCAAAGGGTTTATTGTAGAAAATTACAGCATCGGTTTGATGCCTAGTCTGTCTTTGAGCGATAGAAGTTCTCGAGACGTTCGTGATACTTTGATTTTGGCGATGGGTGCGGAGAAGTTTACCGAACAAAATTCTCTCCCAGCCGTTTCGTTAGAGTTGAATATTATTACAGGGCATTTATGGCGGGGGAATATGTTTCTCAATGAAGATTTTACGTTAAATAATCTTAAGGAGGCGCGCGCTCAAACTCCCTACGGCATTATCCACCTGGCAACTCATGGGGAGTTTAAGGCGGGGAAACCGAGTAATTCTTATATTCAATTGGGAGATACCCAACTTACTCTCGACCAATTGCGGACGTTGGGATGGCATGACCCTCCGGTAGAGTTGTTGGTATTGAGCGCCTGTCGCACGGCGTTGGGAGATGTGGAAGCTGAGTTGGGGTTTGCGGGACTTGCGGTGGCAGCAGGCGTGAAGTCGGCGTTGGGGAGTTTGTGGTATGTCAGCGATGGGGGGACGTTGGGGTTGATGACGACGTTTTACGAGCAGTTGCAGGAGGTACCGATTAAGGCGGAGGCGTTGCGACGGGCGCAGTTGGCGATGCTTTCGGGAGAGGTGCGGATTGAGAATGGGCAGTTGATAACTCCGACACAAAGTTTCCCCCTTCCACCAACGTTGGTGAATTCAGAGGGGGTGGATTTGAGCCATCCTTATTACTGGAGTGCATTCACGATGATTGGCAATCCTTGGTAGGGTTTGGGGTTTCACCCTGTCTCCCCCTAATGCACCGTTCCAAGGAATGCTAGCGCTTGTTGTTGAGTAGGGGACGCATGACCAAAAATCCCATCCCGAAGGCGATGAGGATAATCAAGACGACGGAAATGAGGAGCAACCAACCGCTCACGTCTGAATTGGTTTGGGTTTGACGGGGACGGCGAGAGGCTTTTTCTTCAACTTCAGCAACCCATTTCTGTTTGGGGGGAATAGATTCGGGTTTGGGAAGCGGGAGAGGGGGTTCGGTTTGTCTTTCTATTATGGGTTGTGGTTTGCCGAAATCAAGGGGAGGGGACAATTCTAATGGTTTGCCGTAGGGATCGTTCGCTGTGGCAATTTGATGGAGTTTTTGAGCGGAGTGATAGAGTCTTTCGGTTTCTTGGCGGAGGCGCTGATTTTGCTGGAGAAGCTGCTGGTTTTGGGTTTTGACTGTATTGAGTTGTTCTTGGGCGATTTGCAATTCGCTGGCAAGTTGCCGATAAATGCTAATCGGAACCGATGGGCGATAAGCATTGGCGGGAGTGGACGGGGGTGTTGCGGTTCTGGGGCTGGGGGTTTGAGTGCGGGGGTTAGACATCATATCTACTTAGAGGACTTCTGTACGGCAACAATACGAGCAATTGAAATGCGAAGCAGTTTTTTAATAAATTTTCTAACTATTCAACCATACTTCTCTGCACGAGGGGGAAAAAGTGTCCGACAGGCCCCGTTCCTCGACCGATGGCTAAAGCATAGTTTAGAGCGGTGGTGACATATTTTTTTGCTTGCTGGATGGCGGGGAGGGGCGATTTTCCGAGGGCGAGGTTTGCCGCGATCGCGGCGCTTAACGTACAGCCTGTACCGTGAGTATGGGGCGTATCTACGATTTCGCTTGTTAAGATTTCTAACGTTTGTCCGTCAAACCACACGTCTGTCCCGCGCAACGCGCCTTGCATTGCGCCTCCTTTAACCAATACGCCCGATGTGCCGAGCTGATAAATTTTTTTTGCTGCCGCTTTCATCTCCTCGATGGTATTCACAGCTAAACCGCTGAGGATTTGGGCTTCATAGCGATTGGGGGTGATGAGGGTGGCTTTAGGGATCAATTTTTGCTTGAGTTGTGCAATCGCGCGATCGTCGATCAATTGTACTCCCGTACGGGAAACCATCACCGGATCGACCACCAAGGGCGTTAACTTCCACTTTTCCACTGCCTCAGCAACTGCTTCAATAATCTCGGCATTGAGCAGCATTCCCGTTTTGACCCCTTGTACTGCTATATCCCCTAAAACCGCACCAATTTGCGCTGTAACCGCCTCTGGGGGCAGTGCATCCACGCGATCGACTCCTACCGTATTTTGTGCGGTTACACAGGTTAGAGCGCTCGTTCCGTGGACGCAATGAAACGCGAAGGTTCGCAAATCTGCCTGAATCCCCGCACCTCCACCACTATCCGAACCCGCAATGGTCAAAGCGATTTTTGTCATGCTCCCCGTCTCTTGGAGTTCAAAAGAAAGGGTATATAGAGATTGACCGACTCAAATAAAAGCAATACCTTTCTCTCTACGTCGCCCTTTTTCCACGTCAATCATGGGCAGTCAATTTAGAGCAATATGTCGCATCTACTGTCGAGGAAATCCTCTGCGCCGTCGCAGGAATTCAGGAATATCCAATCCCGTCCCCTTATTTCCAGAATCCGATTCTGAAGGCGCACTTCTCGGAGTCGTTGCAGGAGGAGGTGCAATCGGGCGACTGGGCGTTGTCACAACCCTAGCAGGAGGAGGCGATTTTTGCGGCTCTCCGGTAAACCCCGTGGCAATCACCGTAATCCGAATCTCGCCTTGCATCTTTTCGTCAATCACCGCCCCGAAGATAATATTCGCATTAGGATCGACGGTTTCATAAATTGTTTCCGCCGCCATATTGACTTCGTGTAGGGTGAGGTCGCTGCCTCCAGTAATGTTGAAAACAACACCTTTTGCCCCTTCAATGGATGATTCCAATAATGGCGAAGAAATTGCCATCACTGCTGCTTCTCTAGCGCGAGATTTGCCAGAACCCGAACCAATTCCCATCAGTGCCGAACCCGCATCTGCCATGACTGCTCGCACGTCCGCAAAGTCTACATTCACCAATCCGGGGATGACAATGATATCGGAGATGCCTTGTACCCCTTGACGCAAAATATCATCAGCGATCAAAAATGCTTGCTGTACGGGGGTTTCTGGCGCAATAACTTCCAATAATTTGTTATTGGGAATAATAATTAGAGTGTCCACGCGCCCTTGTAAGGCGGAAATCCCTTCTTCTGCTTGGGTGGTGCGACGACGACCTTCAAAGGTAAAGGGGCGAGTGACAATCGCAACCGTCAGGCATCCCATTTCCTTCGCAACTTCAGCCACGATAGGAGCTGCGCCCGTTCCCGTCCCGCCCCCCATACCGGAGGTGATAAAAACGAGGTCTGTATTTTCTAGGGCTTGGGCAATTTCGTCTCTAGACTCTTCAGCCGCCTTTTGACCGATGGCTGGATTTCCACCCGCACCTAAGCCTCTGGTGATTTTTTGACCGAGCTGCAAGCGTTTCGGAGCCGCAGCGAGAGCAAGAGCTTGAGCATCGGTATTAATCGCCCAAAATTCAACGCCAGAAACATCGCTAGCTATCATGCGGTTAACGGCATTGCAACCGCCACCGCCAACACCAATTACTTTAATTCTGGCAACATTACCTGGCACGATATCGTCACTCCTCGTCTCTTGTCCGGGATTCGCCTTAAAGTCGTTATCTTGTAAAAAAGGTAACCCAGCGCTATTAAAAGGATAATTATTTTCCACGCTTACTGAAATATCTGTGTGTTCGGGCTGCTCGCCATGAGTTTGATTTAGCCCTAGTTTACTATCAAGTGTCATTTTTACTCGGAGGAATTAATACACAATTCTTATAATATTCTGAAACTCTAAGGAGAAATATTCTGAGTTACGCCAAATGGGGATAGCCGTCAGGGATGCTAAATCGGTCGCAAAAATCCCGATAAATGCTTCTAAATTGGGTATCGAACGACTTATATCAAAGCTGACAATCCCGCACGCGATCTCCCATCACCGTGTCAGTCTCATTCACAATTTAAATGCATAGCAGCTTAATCCAACTCAAATTCTTGTTTCCAGGACTCATCTTTTTGCCATTGGGGTTGTTCTGATTTTGCTAATAAATAGTTCTCCAATACTAAATAATCCATTTCCGTGCGCATGAAGCAGCGATAAGCATCCTCTGGCGTACAGACAATCGGTTCTCCTCGCACGTTAAAGGAGGTATTGACCAATATGCCGCATCCGGTTTTTGCTTCAAACTGACGAATTAATTCGTAATAGCGCGGGTTGGTTTTGGGGTGTACGGTTTGAATCCGCGCGGAATAATCTACGTGGGTAATGGCTGGGATTTGGGAACGGGGAACATTAAGCTTTTCGATGCCAAATAATTGCTGTTGCTCCTCTGTCATAGAAAGGTGTAGTTCTTTTTGTACGGGGGCAACCAATAGCATATAGGGGCTCGCGCGATCGATCGCGAAATAATCGGAAACTCGCTCTGCAAGTACCGACGGTGCAAAAGGACGAAATGACTCGCGGTACTTGATTTTCAGATTCATCACCGACTGCATTTTGACATTGCGTGGGTCGCCGATAATCGAACGCCCTCCCAAGGCGCGGGGACCAAATTCCATCCGCCCTTGAAACCAACCCACCACATTCCCCTTTGCGAGAATTTCTGCCAGTTGCGGCATTAATTGCTCATCGTCCAAATGCTGGTAATTGGCTCGCACGTCATCTAGATACTGACGAATCTCCTCATCCTTGAAATGGGGTCCTAAATAAGATCCTTGCATTGCATCGGAACCGCTAACCTGACGCGGGTTATCCAAGTATTGATACCAAGTGGCTAAAGCCGCACCCAATGCCCCTCCTGCATCCCCTGCGGCGGGTTGAATCCAAATATCCTTAAATTCCCCTTCCCGCAAAATGCGCCCGTTGGCGACGCAGTTAAGCGCAACGCCGCCTGCAAGACAGAGGTTATCGCTTCCGGTATCTTTACGGGCGGTGCGAGATAAGCGCAGAACGACTTCTTCTGTGACTTTTTGAATGGATGCGGCAATATCCATCTCCCGTTGGGTTATCTTGCTTTCTGGTTTGCGAGGCGGGGAACCCAAAAGGCGGTCAAACTTTGAGTTAGTCATGGTTAGACCTGTGGCGTAGTTGAAGTAGTCCATGTTCAACCGAAATGTGCCATCGGATTTGAGGTCTAAGAGATTGTTGAGGATGACATCGACGTATTTGGGTTCGCCGTAGGGGGCAAGTCCCATGAGTTTGTACTCGCCGGAGTTTACTCTAAATCCGGTGTAGTAGGTGAAGGCAGAGTAGAGCATTCCCAAGGAGTGGGGAAAGTCGATTTCCCAAATGGGCGTGAGTTGGTTGCCCTCTCCCAACCAGAGGGAGGTGGTTGCCCATTCTCCGACAGCATCGAGACAAAGAACTGCGGCGTTTTGAAAGGGACTGGGGAAGAAAGCGGATGCGGCGTGGGATTGGTGGTGTTCGGCGAAGAGTAGGGGGGGAAGGTCTTTGGTTTTGCAGTTGCCGAGTTTGGCGAGTTGTTTTTTGAGAACGGTTTTGAGGTAGAGCTTTTCTTGTAACCAAACAGACATTGCCGCGATGAAGGAGCGGAATCCTTGAGGTGCGTAGGCGATATAGGTTTCTAGGAGGCGCTCAAAGGTGATGAGAGGTTTTTCGTAAAAAACAATGTAATCGAGGTGTTTTAGGTCAATTTGGGCGGTGCTGAGGCAATATTCGATCCCGTTGATGGGAAATCGGGCATCGTGCTTTTTTCGGGTGAAGCGTTCTTCTTGGACTGCGGCGAGAATTTGACCGTCTCGAACGAGGGCGGTTGCACTGTCGTGGTAGTAGGCGGAAATGCCGAGGATGTTCATGGTGTTTAGAGTTACGGCTAGATTATCGCGAGCGTGCTGCAACGAGTAAACTATCCTAGCGTATCGGAAAATATTGCTGAGTCTTTAAGTTGGATAGACACAGGCATACTAGTAATTTGTAAAGCTCGGTTTTGTGCGTTTAGAGCGACGCGGGGAAACAATCTACCCACAAATTTCAAACTGACAGACCACTAGTAATTTTTGATGGTGGCAAAAAACTACGCAAACAAATTGTTGCGGAAATTGAAAGCAATGCAAGGTGGAGAGTACGAGCTGTTTTTTGCGCGATCGCGTACATCCTCAAACAATACTTCTAATCAATCTAAAACGAAAGTCGCGCGATTGATTAATAAATCTTATGAAAAGCGCACAAAACTCAAAAAAAATAAAGAAATTATTACGGATAAGTGAGATCCCGGCGATCCCTGGCATGATTGTATCAATATCAAATGGGGTCAGCCAAAATAAAGACCTTAACCATAATTTAAATTGTTTATAAAACATTGCCAAGTGCTGGGTCCTTCCGACAGGAAACCCGGCACTCAATGCTTTTACGGGCTAGAACGGCGAAGACACCCAAGGGAATTGGGTTTGAGAAGTTTCTAACATCCTGTCTCAATCAAACTGAATGAAATTAAGCGGATTGATTGATTTACCGCTTCTGTGTAGCTCGAAGTGCAAATGAGGTTGAGTTGCATCTCCGGTTTTCCCCACACGCGCGATTGTTTGTCCCTGCTTCACCTTTTGTCCGACGAGGACTAAATTCCTTTGATTGTGAGCGTACAGGGTTCGCTCGCCATTGGGATGGGCAACAATTATCACTAAGGCTCTCCCCCAACCATTTCCCGCAACGCGAACCACTTGTTCGTTATTACCGAGTCCTGCGGCAATGACTTCGCCATCAGCTGCGGCGACAACCGGGGTTCCTTCCGGTGCGGCAATATCCACTCCTGGATGGCGTTTTTTCCCAGCAGAACTAAATGCTTTGCTGATACGACCTTCGGCAGGGAATTGGTATTCAAGTTTGGTCGCACTTTTGGAATTGGTCGATGCAAGAGAGGTCGAAGCAGATTGTGTCGCGGCTTGCCGAGCCATCAACGCAGAAGAGTCGGGGATTTGGAAATAGTGAGCAATGGTTTTGGCAATTTCGCGCGTCCGGCGCATCTGATCGTGGTGAACGCACTCCCACTCTGTTACCGGGCGATTTTCTCTCGCACAAATTCCCAACAAACCGCTCGCTTTATTTTCGCCATTTTCCAGGTCGAGTTCGCCGTTCTCATTGAGATAAAAAGAGGCGGTTCGCGCCCACGCGATCGCCTCAATTCCTTTCAATCCCCCGCGCTGTGCCATTGTCAGCGCTTCGGGAAATCGTCGAGAATGGATTTGTTTCGCCTGGTTGTAAAGATCGGCGGTATTGATCAATGCCTCAATATCTTGACCGGGATCGATCCCGGCGGATCTTAAATCTGCAAGATTGGTCGGTAGTTGCTGGCGCGCTCTCTCCAAGCACATCTGCTCTGCAAGCTCGATATTCCCCCCGCTACGACTTTGGTCGCTACAGGGACCGTAATTGGTCACTCTCTGTCCCCAAGATAAATTACCGGGGTCTGTATGACCGTAGTAAAGGGAAGTTTGTTCGACAAAAAGGGTTCCATCTTCGCGATAGACGCGATAGGTTCCCTCTGCACTCCCAATTGCCAACATCCCCAGAGAAACCGGCGTGGCGAACAGTTGATTGTAGGGAACAATCGGCTCGACGGGCCGAGCGACTGCGGGTTTTGAGTTGGCAGCAACCCCGGAATCGGATTGTTTTAGCACCTCGCTCAAGGAACGAGTGGGGGATGTTCCCGCATTTTTCATGGCATAGCTAATTAAAGCCGTTGGCACGGGAACTTCTTGCCGCTTGAGCTGATTTGGGATCGTTAATGGTGCTAGGGCTGAATTTTGGGACTGTAGAACTTCGCTAACGGTTTTCTCCTTATTGCCTCCTATTGAAAAGAGTACGGTGAGTACCGTTGTTCCCAATAAACCCAGCAATGCTCCCCGCGATAACCAACCCCAATCAGGCATAATCATAAGCAGATGTTAAACGTTTGTAAAAAAACTTTTTCCGACTGAACATTGTAACCTCTGAGCGAAAAAACGTCCCTATTCCCGCAGACGGTTGATGAAGTGGGACAATCATACACGTCGAACGGTCAATTAACCAAATGAATGCGATCCCCAGGGTTTTGCTCGAACCTCTGAATTCACACCAGACGTAATTTTAGAGATACAATGCCTTGGCACCCTGTCACTTGCCAGTTTCTGCTGTGAAGTCGTAATGAATCAGCTTTATAACAGCTTTACTCTATTTTTGAGTCTGTTGGTGGAGGCAATCCCTTTCCTGTTGCTGGGGGTTTTGCTCTCTAGCGCGCTGCTTTTTTTTGTGGACGAGCGTAAATTGATGGCGTATTTACCTCGCAATCCTTTTTTCGGTGCAGTTGTGGGCAGTTGCGTGGGTTTTTTGTTCCCCGTGTGCGAGTGCGGCAATGTTCCGGTTGCTCGACGACTCTTAACCCAAGGCGCTCCCACGTCTGTTGCCATTGGCTTTTTATTGGCAGCACCGACCATTAATCCCGTGGTGATTTGGTCAACATGGGTTGCATTTCAAGATGTGCAAGTCGTGGTGTTGCGAGTTGTTTTTTCTTTAATCATTGCGGTTGTTGCGGGGTCTTTATTTAGCGTGCAAAAAGATCCGCGTCCCATGTTGCAACCGGAGTTAGCTCAACGGGTTTTGGTTGTGAGGGAGTTGGATAAGAAAGCGAAAGCGCGCAAAGCACCTGCCCCAGAAGTCCCGACGCTGTTGCAATCGGGAACGTTTTTGTTGGGACGAGGAGACAGCCCGATACGGCTGGAGGAGGCGGCTTTTAACCCGAACGAGAAAAAACCGCAATGGCGCGAGAAATTCAGTTTGTTCCTCAATACTGCGGTGCAGGAGTTGCGAGAGTTGGGAGGAATGCTGATTCTCGGCAGCGCGATCGCGGCAGCCATTCAAGTCTTAGCTCCTCGCGAGCTGGTCTTAAGCCTGGGACACGGCCCGATTACTTCGATCCTGGCAATGATCCTCCTGGCGGCAATTGTCTCCATCTGCTCGACGGTGGATGCGTTTTTTGTATTGGCGTTTGCCTCGACCTTCACTACGGGGTCTTTGCTAGCATTTATGGTTTTTGGCCCGACAATCGATATCAAAGCGATCGGTTTGCTCTTGTCGATTTTTAAACCGAGAATGGTTCTCTACCTGTTCGCGATCGCGGCACAACTGACCATTATCCTCACCCTATCCTACAGTTACTTTTTCTAATCGTCTTTGTTAGGAGCGAGAAACATGAGCGCAAGACGAAAATTTCCAATTTCCCTACGCACCGCCCTCCCCTGGCTCGACACCCTGGCATTGCTCGCCTGGGGGATTGTGTTGGTGAAACTTTGGCTGACGGGTCAATTGCGCCTGCTGATTCACCCTAACT
It encodes:
- a CDS encoding CHAT domain-containing protein, with the protein product TGNSALGGDWSLEESTGEIEATLAFRSDVLESYQEIFQIFTATNVGELIASINTANANAEADTIRLQPNTTFTLTAVDNVTDGANGLPSIAPDGGNSLTIEGFGSTIERSGAAPNFRIFHVQAGSDLRLSGVTLRNGNTQIGGGAILNLGTLAVTNSTISGNTAINSGGGIFNGRTATISNSTISDNTAVDSGGGIFNRGTATISNSTISGNTASSGGGIFNNGFAVNAAVMMVNNSTISGNTASSGGGVFNYEYTANAVAMTIGNSIIAGNTATTANPDVGPGNVVPTPITDSGNNLIGQDTLGVFTTSTLVGTPANPLGPRLAALGDYGGITQTHALLPNSPALNAGNNALISSSTDQRGATRLTNGTVDIGAFESQGFSLTPIAGTPQSTAFNTTFGVNLQAQLTENFTNSPVPLADLTVTFTTPSSGASGSFSGANTAVTDASGIAMANPFIANAVAGNYQVTARVTGVEPATFSLTNVETLLTNTIIAAIPLVDTDNTDTSLDFNLVDLTPTASETTSPSFLNPNAISNLSVDPILADIEAEFTQEFENRLDLSNFASASTIISLGQAQEALQNVEAFAEIKPAVIYVFFVPSTISPTSEFNNKKSEVAIARPTINLPQTLWQSNEQGLSSAVEAQLAANSSVFQPNDLLELVLVTSSGKSLRYSTGATREEVISVVRHFRNTVTNPLRSLAYRTSAQQVYQWLIAPLEEDLKVQNISNLIFVMDAGLRSIPLAALHDGKGFIVENYSIGLMPSLSLSDRSSRDVRDTLILAMGAEKFTEQNSLPAVSLELNIITGHLWRGNMFLNEDFTLNNLKEARAQTPYGIIHLATHGEFKAGKPSNSYIQLGDTQLTLDQLRTLGWHDPPVELLVLSACRTALGDVEAELGFAGLAVAAGVKSALGSLWYVSDGGTLGLMTTFYEQLQEVPIKAEALRRAQLAMLSGEVRIENGQLITPTQSFPLPPTLVNSEGVDLSHPYYWSAFTMIGNPW
- the thiD gene encoding bifunctional hydroxymethylpyrimidine kinase/phosphomethylpyrimidine kinase, producing the protein MTKIALTIAGSDSGGGAGIQADLRTFAFHCVHGTSALTCVTAQNTVGVDRVDALPPEAVTAQIGAVLGDIAVQGVKTGMLLNAEIIEAVAEAVEKWKLTPLVVDPVMVSRTGVQLIDDRAIAQLKQKLIPKATLITPNRYEAQILSGLAVNTIEEMKAAAKKIYQLGTSGVLVKGGAMQGALRGTDVWFDGQTLEILTSEIVDTPHTHGTGCTLSAAIAANLALGKSPLPAIQQAKKYVTTALNYALAIGRGTGPVGHFFPLVQRSMVE
- the ftsZ gene encoding cell division protein FtsZ, with product MTLDSKLGLNQTHGEQPEHTDISVSVENNYPFNSAGLPFLQDNDFKANPGQETRSDDIVPGNVARIKVIGVGGGGCNAVNRMIASDVSGVEFWAINTDAQALALAAAPKRLQLGQKITRGLGAGGNPAIGQKAAEESRDEIAQALENTDLVFITSGMGGGTGTGAAPIVAEVAKEMGCLTVAIVTRPFTFEGRRRTTQAEEGISALQGRVDTLIIIPNNKLLEVIAPETPVQQAFLIADDILRQGVQGISDIIVIPGLVNVDFADVRAVMADAGSALMGIGSGSGKSRAREAAVMAISSPLLESSIEGAKGVVFNITGGSDLTLHEVNMAAETIYETVDPNANIIFGAVIDEKMQGEIRITVIATGFTGEPQKSPPPARVVTTPSRPIAPPPATTPRSAPSESDSGNKGTGLDIPEFLRRRRGFPRQ
- a CDS encoding carbamoyltransferase family protein, encoding MNILGISAYYHDSATALVRDGQILAAVQEERFTRKKHDARFPINGIEYCLSTAQIDLKHLDYIVFYEKPLITFERLLETYIAYAPQGFRSFIAAMSVWLQEKLYLKTVLKKQLAKLGNCKTKDLPPLLFAEHHQSHAASAFFPSPFQNAAVLCLDAVGEWATTSLWLGEGNQLTPIWEIDFPHSLGMLYSAFTYYTGFRVNSGEYKLMGLAPYGEPKYVDVILNNLLDLKSDGTFRLNMDYFNYATGLTMTNSKFDRLLGSPPRKPESKITQREMDIAASIQKVTEEVVLRLSRTARKDTGSDNLCLAGGVALNCVANGRILREGEFKDIWIQPAAGDAGGALGAALATWYQYLDNPRQVSGSDAMQGSYLGPHFKDEEIRQYLDDVRANYQHLDDEQLMPQLAEILAKGNVVGWFQGRMEFGPRALGGRSIIGDPRNVKMQSVMNLKIKYRESFRPFAPSVLAERVSDYFAIDRASPYMLLVAPVQKELHLSMTEEQQQLFGIEKLNVPRSQIPAITHVDYSARIQTVHPKTNPRYYELIRQFEAKTGCGILVNTSFNVRGEPIVCTPEDAYRCFMRTEMDYLVLENYLLAKSEQPQWQKDESWKQEFELD
- a CDS encoding M23 family metallopeptidase, translating into MIMPDWGWLSRGALLGLLGTTVLTVLFSIGGNKEKTVSEVLQSQNSALAPLTIPNQLKRQEVPVPTALISYAMKNAGTSPTRSLSEVLKQSDSGVAANSKPAVARPVEPIVPYNQLFATPVSLGMLAIGSAEGTYRVYREDGTLFVEQTSLYYGHTDPGNLSWGQRVTNYGPCSDQSRSGGNIELAEQMCLERARQQLPTNLADLRSAGIDPGQDIEALINTADLYNQAKQIHSRRFPEALTMAQRGGLKGIEAIAWARTASFYLNENGELDLENGENKASGLLGICARENRPVTEWECVHHDQMRRTREIAKTIAHYFQIPDSSALMARQAATQSASTSLASTNSKSATKLEYQFPAEGRISKAFSSAGKKRHPGVDIAAPEGTPVVAAADGEVIAAGLGNNEQVVRVAGNGWGRALVIIVAHPNGERTLYAHNQRNLVLVGQKVKQGQTIARVGKTGDATQPHLHFELHRSGKSINPLNFIQFD
- a CDS encoding permease — protein: MNQLYNSFTLFLSLLVEAIPFLLLGVLLSSALLFFVDERKLMAYLPRNPFFGAVVGSCVGFLFPVCECGNVPVARRLLTQGAPTSVAIGFLLAAPTINPVVIWSTWVAFQDVQVVVLRVVFSLIIAVVAGSLFSVQKDPRPMLQPELAQRVLVVRELDKKAKARKAPAPEVPTLLQSGTFLLGRGDSPIRLEEAAFNPNEKKPQWREKFSLFLNTAVQELRELGGMLILGSAIAAAIQVLAPRELVLSLGHGPITSILAMILLAAIVSICSTVDAFFVLAFASTFTTGSLLAFMVFGPTIDIKAIGLLLSIFKPRMVLYLFAIAAQLTIILTLSYSYFF